The Mesorhizobium sp. B2-8-5 genome segment CAGGCGCAGCAGCGCCACGATCGGCTCCTGGCCGATCTCGAAGGTGATCTTGTCGAGATGCGGCAGGCCCTTGTGCCAGTAATCGGGATTGCGCTCGAAGACGATGCGCTGGCCGAGCGTCCATTCGGCGAGCTTGAAGGCGCCGGTCCCGACCGGATGCTTGCCGAAGTCGGCGCCGTATTTCTCGACCTCCTCCTTCGGCACGACATGCGAGAAGTTGATCGCCATGACATGCAGGAAGGTGGCGTCCGGTCGGGTCAGCTCGAACTTGATCGTGTAGGGGTCGACCACGGTGACGCCGGAGAGGCTGTCGGCCTTGCCGGCGGCGACATCGTCGTAACCCTTGATCGAGCCGAAGAAGCCAGCGCCAGGGCTTTGCGTCTTCGGGTTGGTGACGCGGTCGAGCGAATATTTGACGTCGTCGGCGGTCATCTCGCGGCCGTTATGGAACTTCACGCCATGGCGCAGCTTGAAGGTGAAGGTCTTGCCGTCCGGCAAGATCTCGTAGCTCTCGGCGAGGTCGGGCTTGAGCTTTGTGGTGCCGGGCTCATAGTCCATCAGCCCGTCGAACAGGCTCTTGATCATCGACCAGTTTTGCCAGTCATAGCCGATCGCCGGGTCGAGGGTCGCGACATCGTCCTTGTAGGTGATGGTGATGGCGCCGCCCTGCTTGATGTTCGGGTCGACCGCGTCTTCGGCGCGCGCGTTTGCCATGCCGAGCATCAGCGCCAGCGCCGATGCCGCGACGGTGGATGCGAGAAACTTTTTCATTTTTATGTTCCCTTTCTTCTGTTCGGTTTTCATTTTCATCTGAGTTTAATCCGGGGGTCGATGAAGGGGGCGATGATGTCGGCCAAAAGGTTGCCGAGCACGATGGCGAAGGCCGAGACCAGGGTGACGCCCATGATGATCGGGATGTCGACGCGCTGGATCGCCTGCCAGGCGAGCTGGCCGATGCCCGGCCAGCCGAACACGCTTTCGACCACCACGATGCCGCCCATGAAGACGCCGACGTCGATGCCGATCATGGCGACGACCGGCAGGATGGCGTTGGGCAGCGCGTGACGGAACAGGATGGCGCCGCGCGCCAGGCCCTTGGCGCGGGCGGTTCGCATATAGTCCTGGCGCAGCACGTCGATCATCGACGAGCGCATCATGCGCGCATACCAGCCGGCGCCGAGTATGCCCATAGTCAGCGACGGCAGCACGAGGTGGCGCCAACCGCCGTAGCCGCCGATCGGGAACCAGCCGAGCCTGACGGCGAAGACGTAGAGCAGCAGCAGGCCGACGACGAATTGCGGCGCCGAGACGCCGACGAAGGAGGCGACCATCAGGGTCTGGTCGGTGGCGGTGCCGCGCCTGACGGCGGCGATCAGCCCCATGGTGAGGCCGATCGCCAGCTCGCACAGGATGGCGCCGACCATCAGCAGCAGGCTGGCCGGCAGCCGCGAGACGATGAGTTCGGTGACTTCCGAGCGCTGGATGTAGGAGCGGCCGAGATCGCCACTGACGAGCCTCGTGAGATAGTGCCAGTACTGGACGATGAAGGGCTGGTCGAGGCCGAGCTGCCGGCGGATGTTCTCCACCGTTTCGGGGGTGGCGCTGCGCCCGGCGATCTGGCGCACCGGATCGGCCGGCAAAAGATAGAGCAGCGCGAAGGTGATCAGCGAGACGCCGAGCAGGATGAGCAGCGACTGGATGAGCCGGCGGCCGAGATAGGCAATCATGATCGGCCCCCCATTATTCCCGCCCTCTTTGCGTCGGGTCGAGGATGTCGCGCAGCGCGTCGCCGATCAGGTTGAAGGCCAGCGCCAGCGCCAGGATCGCCGCGCCGGGGAAGAACACCAGCCAGGGCGCCGCCTGGAAATAGGTCTGGTTCTCGAAGATGATGTTGCCCCACGACGCCGTCGGCGGCTGCACGCCGATGCCGAGATAGCTGAGCGTGGCTTCGAGCAGCACCGTGGTCGAGATGCCGAGCGTGCCCCAGACGATGATGGTCGGCAGGAGATGCGGCAGGATGTGGCGGATGAGAATACGCGGCGCGCTCGCCCCTATCGTGCGCTCGGCATCGATGAACTCGCGCTCGGAGAGCGACGAGGTTTCGGTGTAGATGACGCGCGCGGTCTGCACCCAGTTGACCAGCGCGATCACCATGGCGACGATCCACAGGCTCGGCTCGAACACCGCCGCCAGGCAGATGGCTAAAAGCAGCGCGGGAAAGGCCATCATCAGGTCGGTGAAGCGCATCAGCGCGCTGCCGATCCAGCCCCGGAAATAGCCCGCCGTGACGCCGACCAGCGTGCCGATCAGAAGCGCCACGCCGTTGGCGACGATGCCGATGATCAGCGAGGTGCGCGCGCCGAACAGGATGCGGGTCAACAGGTCGCGGCCGAGCAGGTCGGTGCCCAGCCAGAACTTGGCGTTCGGCGGCAGCGGCGAGCCTTCGAGCGTCAGGCCGTCGAACATCTGCTCGTTGGGATCGTAACCGGTCAGCCATGGGGCGAGGATGGCGCCGGCGAGCACGATGGCGATAATGAACAGCCCGACCAGCGCCAGCGGCCGCCTGACCAGCCGGCGCCAGACGCCAGCGCGCGGCTTTGCCGGCATCCGGCCCGTCGAAAGGTCAGGCGCGATGGGATTGGTCATCGCCGCCCTCCGCTTCGGTCATCGCCACGATGCGCCGGGCCGCTTCCTCGACGCTGATCTGCCAGTTCATCGCCAGCGATCTGAGCTGCGCGTAGGCGCGGTCGTCGTCGCTGCCTTTCGACAAAGCCGCGACCGCGCGCACGATGGTCTGGCGCTCGCCGACCCGCTGGCGCAGCGACGCGATCTCGCCGGCAAGCTGCCTGCGCGCCTCGAAACTCTGCCGGGCGATCAGCAGCGCGCTGTAGACGCCGGCGGTCCCGACCGGTTTCAGCAATTGCGCATCGGCCTTGTGCGACAGCGCCCATTCGATACGGCCCGGCGCCTCCGAGCCGATCAGCGCCACCAGCGGCATCGGCGCCTCGCCGGGCTTCCACGGGAACTGCTCGTCGAAGCCGAGGTCGGCGTCGAAGAACACGAAATCCGCTGCCAGCGCCTCCGCCGGCAGATGCGGCCAGCACTCGACCGCCGCGAGGCCGATCGCCGACAACTGCCTGGTGATCGCCTGCACCGTGGTGTGCGGACGATGCAGCACGAACGCCTTGGCGCCGCCGAGATTGGGGATGCGCGCGGCGCGGCTCACGACACCACCCTGAGCCGCGGACGGCCGAAGACCTTGGCCGGATCGTAGCGCGAAAGATAGGGATCGGGCGCCACCTCTTCCTCGCGGCTCACCACCTCGAAGAAGCCGTCGGCAATACGCCCGATGATCACCGGCAGGGTCGCATGCTGGGTGTGCGGATCGATGGCGATCGGCCCGAGGCGGGTCGCGAAGCGGCGCTCGGCGAAGGCTTTCGAGAAATCCGCCGGGCCGGCGTCCGGGTTGCCGGCAAGCACGTCCGCCATCACCTGCACCGAGGCATAGGCGGAGGCTTCGAAGGACGAGGCGAAGGCGGCCGGGCGCGGCGCGAAATAAGGCCCGGCCGACAGATGGCCCTTGCCCGTTTCGCCGATTGCCGGCAGCTCGCCCTCGGTGAGATTGCACGAAATCACCGGGCAGGCGCCAGGCTTGAAGGCCGCATCCTCTCGTCCCAGGTCGCGATAGGCAGCGAGGAAAGCATAGGACGAGGTGCCGATCAGGTTGTTGAGGATGAAATTCGGCCGCGTGACGCGGATTTCGTCGATCAGGCGCGAAACGCCGGTCTCGCCGATGCGCAGATAGCGTTCGCCGAGCACCTTGCCGCCGGCGTCGGCGATCAGGTCGCGCGCGACGCGGTTCATCTCCCAGCCCCATATGTAGTTCGAGCCGAGCAGGAAGCCGTTGGCGCCGAAACGCGGCGCGACATGAGCCATCAGCGGCACCAGATGCTGGTTCGGGCAGGCATGCATGTAGACGACATGCTCGTTGGCCTCGAAGCCTTCATACGGGCAGGCATACCAGAGCATGCCGCCCGCCTTCTCCAGCACGGGAATGGTCTCCTTGCGGCTCCAGGAGGTGATGCAGCCGACGACATGGCGGGCGCTGCTGGTGCGGAAGATGTCTTCGCAGAGCGTCGCGTAGCGGTCGGCGTTGCTTTGCGGATCGCGCTCGACCGGGACGAGCTCGATGCTTTGCGCGCGATCGGCGTTGATGTCGGCGATCGCGCGCATCGCCCCCAGCCGGCAGGCGTCGGAGACAAGCTGATAGCTGCCTGACCGGGAATAGAGGATGCCGATCTCGATACGTCGTTTCAAGCAAGGCCCCAAAAATGAAAAAACCTCGCAGCCAGCGCCGGATGGGCGAGGCATACGAGGCATTCTTGCCGCCCGGCGACCAAAGCCGGTATTTTCGTCGAGCTACCCTATTCCCTACCGTCCATCAGTCAAGCCTGAAAGTTGAAGGCCATCTAGTCCCGCAGGCTGAAGACGAAGGGCGCGGTGCGGGTGACGCGCGCGCCGAGTTCGGCCGGCGGAGCCGGCACGGAGGCGCCCTGCAAGGCCCCGAGCGCCGCGCGGTCGAGATCGCCGTCGCCCGAGGACCGCGCCAGCCGGGCCGAGACCACCCTGCCGGAGGTGTCGACCGTGAAGGTCACGCTCGGCGTGCCCTCGGCCCGCCTGGAGCGCGCCGCGCTCGGATAGCGGGTGTGCCGCCTGATCCATGCCGCCAGGCTGGAATTCCAGCGCGACGGGCTGACGCTCGAGCGCGGCGGCGCATTCGAGGACAGTGGCGCGGCCGCCTTCGCCGCCGCCTTGGCCTCGATGCTGGCGGTGGTCGTCGCCCTGGGTGGAGGCGCCTTTTCCTTCCCGACCCGTTCTTTCGGTTTTCCGACCGGTTTCTTCTCGGCCTTCTTCCTGGGTTCTGCCGGCTTTTGCACCTTCACCTGCGCTTCCACCGGTTTCGGTTGCGGCAGCGGAATGACGACGTCCGGGGCGATCGCCTCGATAAGGTCCGGCACGGCCTCGTCCAGCGGCTTCTGCTCGCTCAGCGCGGCAATGGCCTGTTCCGCCGGCGCGGCCTGCTCGGCTTCTTGCGTGTCGTCGGCATCGGATGGCTGTTCTGTCACGGGCTCGGCCTGTTCCACCGCCGGCACCGGGTCGGTTGCCGGTCTTACGTCGACAGGCTTTTCCGTGTCCGCCGCATCGGGCGGCTCCGGTGTCACCATGTCCAGCATCGCCGCCTCTTCCGGCACGGCGGGCGCGATCACCAGCGGCGCCATCTCGACCGCCAGCGCCGGCGGCGGACCGCCATCCTGCATCTCGGCGAAACTCAGGTTCTGCACCGCATAGGCGACCGCCACATGCGCGGCCAGAATGATCGCGGCGGCGCTCGTCCACAGGCCGGCTTCACGCGCGCCGAAGCGCGGCTGGGAAATCCGGGAAAGGGCGGCGACCGTCATGGCGCCGCGCTTCCGCCCGGCGCCGGGACGAGGTTCGCGCCGGCCGCGGGCATTTCGGGCACGGCCCGCCCGCTGGCATCGCCAGCTGTTTCGAGGCCGACCAGCGCGACCTTGAGATAGCCGGCGCGGCGCAGCAGGTTCATGACTTCCATCAGGTCGCCATAGCCGACCGTCTTGTCGGCGCGCAGGAAGATGCGTGTCTGCTTGTCGCCCTTGGTGCGGTTGTCGAGCACGCCGGCAAAGGCTGGACGGGGCACGCCGTCATTGCCGATCGCCAGCGTGAGATCGGTTTTCAAAGTCAAGAACAGCGGTGTCTCGGGTCGCGGCGCCGGCGTTGCCGTCGATCCGGGCAGGTCGACATTGACGTCCACGGTCGCCAGCGGCGCCGCCACCATGAAGATGATCAACAGCACCAGGATGACGTCGATGAACGGCGTGACATTGATGTCGTGGCTTTCCTCGAGATCGTCGCCGGCAGTCTCGCGAATCCGCGCCGCCATCGCCGTTACTCCGCAGCCATGGCCGTTGCCGGCGGCACAGTGCGGAAATCGAGGTCGCGGCTGACCAGCCGCTCGACGCCGGCTGAGGCGTCGGCCAGGATCTGCCTGTAGCCGGCTATCGAGCGCGCGAAGACGTTGTAGATGACGACCGCCGGAATGGCCGCGACAAGGCCCATGGCGGTGGCAAGCAGCGCCTCGGCGATGCCGGGCGCCACGACCGCCAGATTGGTGGTCTGCGCCTGCGAGATGCCGATGAAGGCGTTCATGATGCCCCAGACGGTGCCGAACAGGCCCATGAAGGGCGCCGTCGAGCCGATGGTGGCGAGCAGGCCGGTGCCGCGCGACATGCGCCGGGCCGCCGCCGCCTCGATGCGTGAAAGCCGGGAGGCGACGCGCTCCTTCAGGCCGTCGCCGGAGGCATGGTCGAGTGCCCCGGCCGAAAGCGCTCTTTCTTCTTCCGCCGCCCGCACCAGAAGCGCGGCCGGCCCGCCGCTGTGGCCAAGCGCGCGGCCGGCCTGCATCAGCGTCGCGGCGTTGCCGATCGCATCGGCGGCGCGGCGCGCCCGCAGCTTGCCGCCTAAGACCTCCAGCGACTTGGCGAGCCAGATGGTCCAGGTGACGAGGGAAGCGAAGGCCAGCCCCACCATGACCACCTTCACGACGATGTCGGCATTCATGAACATGCCCCAGGGCGAAAGGTCATGTGGCAGCGCCAGCGAGATGGAGCGCTGTTCGCCCGTGGCGCTGTTCAGGGCCGGCTGGATGCCCGGTTCCACGGGCGTGGCGACGGGCGCCTGCGCCGCCGGCATTTGCGGGGCGGGAGCGACGGGTGCTTGCGCTGCCGGAGCCAGCCCGAGGGGCGCCTGCACGGTGGGCGCCGCCGGCTGTTCCTGCGCCTTGGCGAGGCCGGCCGAAAGAACGAGGGACGCGGCCAGCGCCGCGAAAAGACCGTTTCGGGACAAGGCTCGTCCTCGCTTCATCATTGCACATATCCGATCGGCTGGACGGGTGGACTTGCCCGAGCCGTTGTGGCCGACAAGGCCGTGGACGCGCGAACGGTGCAGATCGAGCAAGACCGGACCGAGCAGCGTGCGCCCGCCGACGGCAAAGCGCACGGCGTCGACATCAAAGGCTGTCCAGCTGCGGCCAACATCCGCCTCCAATGCAGCGGCCGCCATCCAAGGCAGGTGCCAGGCGG includes the following:
- the exbD gene encoding TonB system transport protein ExbD, with the protein product MAARIRETAGDDLEESHDINVTPFIDVILVLLIIFMVAAPLATVDVNVDLPGSTATPAPRPETPLFLTLKTDLTLAIGNDGVPRPAFAGVLDNRTKGDKQTRIFLRADKTVGYGDLMEVMNLLRRAGYLKVALVGLETAGDASGRAVPEMPAAGANLVPAPGGSAAP
- a CDS encoding ABC transporter permease codes for the protein MTNPIAPDLSTGRMPAKPRAGVWRRLVRRPLALVGLFIIAIVLAGAILAPWLTGYDPNEQMFDGLTLEGSPLPPNAKFWLGTDLLGRDLLTRILFGARTSLIIGIVANGVALLIGTLVGVTAGYFRGWIGSALMRFTDLMMAFPALLLAICLAAVFEPSLWIVAMVIALVNWVQTARVIYTETSSLSEREFIDAERTIGASAPRILIRHILPHLLPTIIVWGTLGISTTVLLEATLSYLGIGVQPPTASWGNIIFENQTYFQAAPWLVFFPGAAILALALAFNLIGDALRDILDPTQRGRE
- a CDS encoding ABC transporter permease, with protein sequence MIAYLGRRLIQSLLILLGVSLITFALLYLLPADPVRQIAGRSATPETVENIRRQLGLDQPFIVQYWHYLTRLVSGDLGRSYIQRSEVTELIVSRLPASLLLMVGAILCELAIGLTMGLIAAVRRGTATDQTLMVASFVGVSAPQFVVGLLLLYVFAVRLGWFPIGGYGGWRHLVLPSLTMGILGAGWYARMMRSSMIDVLRQDYMRTARAKGLARGAILFRHALPNAILPVVAMIGIDVGVFMGGIVVVESVFGWPGIGQLAWQAIQRVDIPIIMGVTLVSAFAIVLGNLLADIIAPFIDPRIKLR
- a CDS encoding ANTAR domain-containing response regulator, whose translation is MSRAARIPNLGGAKAFVLHRPHTTVQAITRQLSAIGLAAVECWPHLPAEALAADFVFFDADLGFDEQFPWKPGEAPMPLVALIGSEAPGRIEWALSHKADAQLLKPVGTAGVYSALLIARQSFEARRQLAGEIASLRQRVGERQTIVRAVAALSKGSDDDRAYAQLRSLAMNWQISVEEAARRIVAMTEAEGGDDQSHRA
- a CDS encoding transporter substrate-binding protein translates to MKRRIEIGILYSRSGSYQLVSDACRLGAMRAIADINADRAQSIELVPVERDPQSNADRYATLCEDIFRTSSARHVVGCITSWSRKETIPVLEKAGGMLWYACPYEGFEANEHVVYMHACPNQHLVPLMAHVAPRFGANGFLLGSNYIWGWEMNRVARDLIADAGGKVLGERYLRIGETGVSRLIDEIRVTRPNFILNNLIGTSSYAFLAAYRDLGREDAAFKPGACPVISCNLTEGELPAIGETGKGHLSAGPYFAPRPAAFASSFEASAYASVQVMADVLAGNPDAGPADFSKAFAERRFATRLGPIAIDPHTQHATLPVIIGRIADGFFEVVSREEEVAPDPYLSRYDPAKVFGRPRLRVVS
- a CDS encoding TonB family protein, with product MTVAALSRISQPRFGAREAGLWTSAAAIILAAHVAVAYAVQNLSFAEMQDGGPPPALAVEMAPLVIAPAVPEEAAMLDMVTPEPPDAADTEKPVDVRPATDPVPAVEQAEPVTEQPSDADDTQEAEQAAPAEQAIAALSEQKPLDEAVPDLIEAIAPDVVIPLPQPKPVEAQVKVQKPAEPRKKAEKKPVGKPKERVGKEKAPPPRATTTASIEAKAAAKAAAPLSSNAPPRSSVSPSRWNSSLAAWIRRHTRYPSAARSRRAEGTPSVTFTVDTSGRVVSARLARSSGDGDLDRAALGALQGASVPAPPAELGARVTRTAPFVFSLRD
- the exbB gene encoding tonB-system energizer ExbB, with the protein product MSRNGLFAALAASLVLSAGLAKAQEQPAAPTVQAPLGLAPAAQAPVAPAPQMPAAQAPVATPVEPGIQPALNSATGEQRSISLALPHDLSPWGMFMNADIVVKVVMVGLAFASLVTWTIWLAKSLEVLGGKLRARRAADAIGNAATLMQAGRALGHSGGPAALLVRAAEEERALSAGALDHASGDGLKERVASRLSRIEAAAARRMSRGTGLLATIGSTAPFMGLFGTVWGIMNAFIGISQAQTTNLAVVAPGIAEALLATAMGLVAAIPAVVIYNVFARSIAGYRQILADASAGVERLVSRDLDFRTVPPATAMAAE